One genomic window of Microbacterium sp. BH-3-3-3 includes the following:
- the rhaS gene encoding rhamnose ABC transporter substrate-binding protein produces MFAFTRKTRVGTAAAALALAVTLVATGCSGGSGGGSTGGGDGGNLAITFLPKNLGNPYFETSNKGGEEAIGEFGGTFEQVGPSEATPTSQVQYIQTAAQQGVGGLVISANDPSAICDALDEARSAGVKVVTFDSDTDAECRDLFINQATAEGIAKVQVDLIAEQIGDSGQVAVLSAAANATNQNAWIELMKTDLAANHPNIELVDVVYGDDDDQTSFDRTAALLQTYPNLKGIVSPTTVGIAAAGRYLSTSEYKGKVALTGLGTPNQLREYVQDGTITAFALWNPADLGYLSAFATKALIDGQITGAEGDTFEAGKLGEFTVGADATVLLGDPYVFDSANIADFDF; encoded by the coding sequence ATGTTCGCATTCACTCGCAAGACCCGCGTCGGCACCGCTGCCGCCGCCCTCGCCCTGGCGGTCACCCTCGTCGCCACCGGCTGCTCCGGCGGTAGCGGCGGAGGATCCACCGGCGGAGGGGATGGCGGAAACCTGGCCATCACCTTCTTGCCGAAGAACCTCGGCAACCCGTACTTCGAGACCTCGAACAAGGGCGGCGAAGAAGCCATCGGCGAGTTCGGCGGCACCTTCGAACAGGTCGGCCCCAGCGAGGCGACCCCGACCTCGCAGGTGCAGTACATCCAGACCGCGGCCCAGCAGGGCGTGGGGGGCCTGGTCATCTCGGCCAACGACCCCTCGGCGATCTGCGACGCGCTCGACGAGGCCCGCAGCGCCGGCGTGAAGGTCGTCACCTTCGACTCCGACACCGACGCCGAGTGCCGCGACCTCTTCATCAACCAGGCCACGGCCGAGGGCATCGCCAAGGTGCAGGTCGACCTGATCGCCGAGCAGATCGGTGACTCCGGTCAGGTGGCCGTGCTGTCGGCGGCCGCGAACGCCACGAACCAGAACGCCTGGATCGAGCTGATGAAGACCGACCTCGCCGCCAACCACCCGAACATCGAGCTCGTCGACGTCGTCTACGGCGACGACGACGACCAGACCTCGTTCGACCGCACCGCAGCGCTGCTCCAGACCTACCCGAACCTCAAGGGCATCGTCTCGCCGACCACCGTGGGCATCGCCGCGGCCGGCCGGTACCTGTCGACCTCGGAGTACAAGGGCAAGGTCGCGCTCACCGGCCTCGGCACGCCCAACCAGCTGCGCGAGTACGTGCAGGACGGCACCATCACCGCGTTCGCGCTGTGGAACCCCGCCGACCTCGGATACCTCTCGGCGTTCGCGACGAAGGCGCTGATCGACGGGCAGATCACCGGCGCCGAGGGCGACACCTTCGAAGCCGGCAAGCTCGGCGAGTTCACCGTCGGCGCCGACGCGACGGTGCTGCTGGGCGACCCGTACGTGTTCGATTCGGCGAACATCGCGGACTTCGACTTCTGA
- a CDS encoding aldo/keto reductase: protein MHTRTLGQGLEVSAVGLGCMGMSQSYGPNPGDRDEMIAVLRSALDAGVTFFDTAEVYGPYDNEELVGEALEPIRDQVVIATKFGWDIREGAMAGLDSRPEQIRRVADASLTRLRTDVIDLFYQHRVDPDVPIEDVAGTVGELVAAGKVRHFGLSEASATTVRAAHETFPVTALQSEYSLWTRDPEAEILPTLAELGIGFVPFSPLGKGFLTGTVDTSTTFSDGDIRTRVPRFEADNLAANQALVAHVRELAARKECTPGQIALAWLLAQGAHIAPIPGTRRTERIHENARSSEIALSADDRADLDGLARRIGVHGDRYNAQHMGFVGR, encoded by the coding sequence ATGCACACACGGACTCTGGGACAGGGCCTCGAGGTATCGGCGGTCGGGCTCGGCTGCATGGGGATGTCGCAGTCGTACGGCCCGAACCCCGGCGACCGCGACGAGATGATCGCGGTGCTCCGGTCGGCTCTCGATGCGGGCGTCACCTTCTTCGACACGGCGGAGGTCTACGGCCCCTACGACAACGAAGAGCTGGTCGGCGAGGCACTGGAGCCGATCCGCGATCAGGTCGTCATCGCCACCAAGTTCGGGTGGGACATCCGCGAGGGGGCGATGGCCGGGCTCGACAGCCGCCCCGAGCAGATCCGACGGGTGGCGGACGCCTCGCTCACCCGCCTCCGCACCGACGTGATCGACCTCTTCTACCAGCACCGCGTCGACCCCGACGTCCCGATCGAAGACGTCGCGGGAACGGTCGGCGAACTCGTCGCCGCCGGCAAGGTCCGCCATTTCGGCCTGTCCGAGGCGTCGGCGACCACCGTCCGCGCCGCCCACGAGACGTTCCCGGTGACGGCGCTGCAGAGCGAGTACTCGCTGTGGACGCGAGACCCCGAGGCCGAGATCCTCCCCACCCTCGCCGAGCTCGGCATCGGGTTCGTGCCCTTCAGCCCGCTGGGCAAAGGCTTTCTCACGGGCACCGTCGACACCTCGACGACGTTTAGCGACGGCGACATCCGTACGCGTGTCCCCCGCTTCGAGGCCGACAACCTCGCCGCGAACCAGGCGCTCGTCGCGCACGTGCGCGAGCTCGCCGCGCGAAAGGAGTGCACGCCCGGGCAGATCGCCCTCGCGTGGCTGCTCGCCCAGGGAGCGCACATCGCCCCCATCCCCGGAACGCGCCGCACCGAGCGGATCCACGAGAATGCCCGCTCGAGCGAGATCGCCCTCTCGGCGGACGACAGGGCCGACCTCGACGGCCTGGCCCGTCGCATCGGCGTGCACGGCGACCGCTACAACGCGCAGCACATGGGATTCGTGGGCCGCTGA
- a CDS encoding LacI family DNA-binding transcriptional regulator, with protein sequence MAVKITDVAARAGVSVGTVSNVLNGRATVSAAAAERVRAAIDALGYVRNDAARQLRAGRSRSIALIVLDAGNPFFAAVARGAEARAADDGYVVLLGSSGAAPDHERLYLDQFREQRVAGVLLTPADADGDVVERLAAAGIPVVLVDEQMHGSDVCAVSVDDVEGGHLAVAHLLARGRRRIAFVAGPLTTRQVADRLAGARRAVAEVDGAELEVIEADAMTVLAGRAAGERVRERADRPDAVFAANDLLAVGVLQALTMLGDIRVPDDIALVGYDDIDFAAATVVPLTSVRQPAEALGSTAVDLLLRQLDGELDPAERQVRFRPELIVRASSG encoded by the coding sequence ATGGCGGTCAAGATCACGGACGTCGCGGCGCGCGCGGGGGTCTCGGTGGGCACCGTGTCGAACGTCCTCAACGGTCGGGCCACGGTGTCGGCCGCCGCCGCCGAGCGCGTGCGCGCGGCCATCGACGCCCTCGGGTACGTGCGCAACGACGCCGCCCGCCAGCTGCGCGCCGGTCGCAGCCGCAGCATCGCGCTCATCGTGCTCGACGCCGGCAACCCCTTCTTCGCCGCCGTCGCCCGCGGCGCCGAAGCCCGCGCCGCCGACGACGGCTACGTCGTGCTGCTCGGCTCCAGCGGCGCCGCCCCCGACCACGAGCGCCTCTACCTCGACCAGTTCCGCGAGCAACGGGTGGCCGGGGTGCTGCTCACCCCCGCCGACGCCGACGGCGACGTCGTCGAACGCCTGGCGGCCGCCGGCATCCCCGTCGTGCTCGTCGACGAGCAGATGCACGGCTCCGACGTCTGCGCCGTCTCGGTCGACGACGTCGAGGGCGGCCACCTGGCCGTCGCGCATCTGCTCGCACGGGGACGCCGCCGGATCGCCTTCGTCGCCGGCCCCCTGACCACGCGCCAGGTCGCCGATCGCCTCGCCGGAGCACGCCGCGCGGTCGCCGAGGTCGACGGCGCCGAGCTCGAGGTGATCGAGGCCGATGCCATGACCGTGCTCGCCGGCCGCGCCGCGGGTGAGCGCGTGCGCGAGCGCGCCGACCGGCCCGACGCCGTCTTCGCCGCCAACGACCTGCTCGCCGTCGGCGTGCTGCAGGCCCTCACGATGCTCGGCGACATCCGCGTGCCCGACGACATCGCTCTCGTCGGCTACGACGACATCGACTTCGCCGCCGCCACCGTCGTGCCGCTCACCTCGGTGCGTCAGCCCGCCGAGGCCCTGGGTTCCACGGCCGTCGACCTGCTGCTGCGTCAGCTCGACGGCGAGCTCGACCCCGCCGAGCGCCAGGTGAGGTTCCGTCCCGAGCTGATCGTGCGGGCGTCGAGCGGTTAG
- a CDS encoding L-rhamnose mutarotase: MSAQTTRVCFELRVRPELIDEYVARHTPVPTEMLDEIAAAGRRNYSLFLGEHGRLIGYYETDDDAAAQAYLAASPIAAAWEAEMAPFFLGLEGRPDQAATALTEVFHLADQLAYAGRNPS, encoded by the coding sequence ATGTCCGCACAGACCACGCGCGTCTGCTTCGAACTCCGCGTCCGGCCCGAGCTGATCGACGAGTACGTCGCACGGCACACACCCGTGCCGACCGAGATGCTCGACGAGATCGCCGCGGCCGGGCGACGTAACTACTCGCTGTTCCTCGGCGAGCACGGGCGGCTCATCGGCTACTACGAGACCGACGACGACGCGGCCGCCCAGGCGTACCTGGCCGCCTCGCCGATCGCGGCCGCGTGGGAGGCCGAGATGGCCCCGTTCTTCCTCGGCCTCGAGGGTCGTCCCGACCAGGCCGCCACCGCCCTCACCGAGGTCTTCCACCTCGCCGACCAGCTCGCATACGCGGGAAGGAACCCGTCATGA
- the rhaI gene encoding L-rhamnose isomerase: MTTLGPEILSALEQQAIELPSWAFGNSGTRFRVFPTPGTPRDAFEKIADAAEVHRLTALAPSVALHIPWDLVDDFGALRRHADDLGVRLGTINSNTFQDEDYKFGALTHHDDVIRRKAIDHHLACIDVMDATGSRDLKIWLAEGSNYPGQNDMRGRQDRLQDSLQQIYARLSDDQRLVLEYKFFEPSFYHTDVPDWGTSYAQVASLGDKAMVCLDTGHHAPGTNIEFIVMQLLRLGKLGSFDFNSRFYADDDLIVGSADPFQLFRILTEVVRGGGLNNPDVAFMLDQCHNIEDKIPGQIRSVLNVQEMTARALLVDRDALAAAQQANDVLGANAVLMDAFYTDVRPALAEWRESRDLPADPMAAFAASGHLARLADERAGGTQAGWGA; the protein is encoded by the coding sequence ATGACCACTCTCGGCCCCGAGATCCTCTCCGCCCTCGAACAGCAGGCGATCGAGCTGCCCTCCTGGGCGTTCGGCAACTCCGGCACCCGCTTCCGCGTGTTCCCGACGCCGGGCACCCCGCGCGACGCGTTCGAGAAGATCGCCGATGCCGCCGAGGTCCACCGCCTCACCGCCCTCGCGCCGAGCGTGGCCCTGCACATCCCGTGGGACCTGGTCGACGACTTCGGGGCGCTGCGCCGCCACGCCGACGACCTGGGCGTGCGCCTCGGCACGATCAACTCGAACACCTTCCAGGACGAGGATTACAAGTTCGGCGCCCTCACGCACCACGACGACGTCATCCGCCGAAAGGCCATCGACCACCACCTCGCGTGCATCGACGTGATGGATGCCACGGGCTCGCGCGATCTGAAGATCTGGCTCGCCGAGGGGTCCAACTACCCCGGGCAGAACGACATGCGCGGTCGCCAGGACCGCCTGCAGGACTCGCTGCAGCAGATCTACGCCCGGCTCAGCGACGACCAGCGCCTGGTGCTGGAGTACAAGTTCTTCGAGCCGTCGTTCTACCACACCGACGTCCCCGACTGGGGAACGTCGTACGCGCAGGTGGCGTCGCTCGGAGACAAGGCGATGGTCTGCCTCGACACCGGTCATCACGCGCCCGGCACCAACATCGAGTTCATCGTCATGCAGCTGCTGCGCCTCGGAAAGCTCGGCTCGTTCGACTTCAACTCGCGCTTCTACGCCGACGACGACCTCATCGTCGGATCGGCCGACCCGTTCCAGCTGTTCCGCATCCTCACCGAGGTCGTCCGCGGCGGGGGCCTGAACAACCCCGACGTGGCGTTCATGCTCGATCAGTGCCACAACATCGAGGACAAGATCCCCGGCCAGATCCGCTCGGTGCTCAACGTGCAGGAGATGACGGCGCGCGCCCTGCTCGTCGACCGTGACGCTCTGGCCGCCGCGCAGCAGGCGAACGACGTGCTCGGCGCCAACGCCGTGCTCATGGACGCGTTCTACACCGACGTGCGCCCGGCGCTCGCCGAGTGGCGGGAATCGCGCGACCTCCCCGCCGACCCCATGGCGGCCTTCGCCGCCTCGGGCCACCTCGCCCGCCTCGCCGACGAGCGCGCGGGCGGCACCCAGGCCGGCTGGGGCGCCTGA
- a CDS encoding bifunctional rhamnulose-1-phosphate aldolase/short-chain dehydrogenase, protein MTRSTAADLVARSNRLGSDPKVTNYAGGNTSAKGTDIDPVTGEPVELLWVKGSGGDLGTLTEKGLAVLRLDRMRALVEVYPGVEREDEMVAAFDYCLHGKGGAAPSIDTAMHGLVDAAHVDHLHPDAGIAIATAADGEELTTRIFGDAVVWVPWRRPGFQLGLDIAAIKAKNPQAIGTILGGHGITAWGDTSEEAERNSLWIIDTAQAYIDQHGVAEPFGGVRDGFSALPEVERRAKAAALAPTIRGLASTDKPMVGHFTDTDVVLEFLASEKAPALAALGTSCPDHFLRTKVKPLILDVPADASVEDSIARLRELHAAYRADYQGYYDAHADADSPAIRGADPLIVLVPGVGMFSYGANKQTARVAGEFYVNAINVMRGAEALSTYAPISDAEKFRIEYWALEEAKLLRAPKPKTHQGRVAFVTGAASGIGKAIATRLAAEGACVVVADLDLEKARAVAAELGSSDVAIGVAANVADAEGVQAAIDATVLAFGGVDLVVNNAGLSLSKPLLETTEKDWDLQHDVMAKGSFLVSKAAARALIAQGMGGDVIYISSKNSVFAGPNNIAYSATKADQAHQVRLLAVELGEYGVRVNGINPDGVVRGSGIFAAGWGANRAATYGVDEKDLGQFYANRTILKREVVPENVADAVYVLTGPELTRTTGLHVPVDSGVAAAFLR, encoded by the coding sequence ATGACCCGCTCCACCGCCGCCGACCTCGTCGCCCGCAGCAACCGCCTCGGCTCCGACCCGAAGGTCACCAACTACGCCGGCGGCAACACCTCCGCCAAGGGCACCGACATCGACCCCGTCACGGGTGAGCCGGTGGAGCTGCTGTGGGTCAAGGGCTCGGGGGGCGACCTCGGCACCCTGACCGAGAAGGGGCTGGCCGTGCTGCGGCTCGACCGCATGCGTGCGCTCGTCGAGGTGTACCCCGGCGTCGAGCGCGAAGACGAGATGGTCGCCGCCTTCGACTACTGCCTACACGGCAAGGGCGGGGCCGCGCCCTCGATCGACACCGCCATGCACGGACTCGTGGATGCCGCGCACGTCGACCACCTGCACCCCGACGCCGGCATCGCGATCGCCACCGCCGCCGACGGCGAGGAACTGACCACGCGGATCTTCGGCGACGCGGTCGTGTGGGTGCCGTGGCGTCGCCCGGGCTTCCAGCTCGGACTCGACATCGCGGCCATCAAGGCGAAGAACCCGCAGGCGATCGGCACGATCCTCGGCGGGCACGGCATCACGGCCTGGGGCGACACGTCGGAGGAGGCCGAGCGCAACAGCCTCTGGATCATCGACACCGCCCAGGCCTACATCGACCAGCACGGGGTCGCCGAACCGTTCGGCGGCGTGCGCGACGGCTTCTCGGCGCTCCCCGAGGTCGAACGACGCGCGAAGGCGGCAGCCCTGGCTCCGACCATCCGCGGTCTGGCCTCGACCGACAAGCCGATGGTCGGCCACTTCACCGATACCGACGTCGTGCTCGAGTTCCTGGCATCCGAGAAGGCTCCCGCCCTGGCCGCGCTCGGCACGAGCTGCCCCGACCACTTCCTGCGCACCAAGGTCAAGCCGCTGATCCTCGACGTGCCCGCCGACGCCTCCGTCGAGGACTCGATCGCGCGTCTGCGCGAGCTGCACGCCGCCTATCGCGCCGACTACCAGGGGTACTACGACGCCCACGCCGACGCCGACAGCCCCGCGATCCGCGGCGCCGACCCGCTCATCGTGCTCGTGCCGGGCGTGGGCATGTTCTCGTACGGCGCGAACAAGCAGACCGCGCGGGTGGCGGGCGAGTTCTACGTCAACGCCATCAACGTCATGCGCGGGGCCGAGGCCCTCTCGACGTACGCGCCGATCTCGGATGCCGAGAAGTTCCGCATCGAGTACTGGGCGCTGGAAGAGGCCAAGCTGCTGCGCGCACCCAAGCCCAAGACCCACCAGGGTCGCGTCGCGTTCGTCACGGGTGCGGCATCCGGGATCGGCAAGGCCATCGCGACCCGTCTGGCGGCCGAGGGTGCGTGCGTCGTCGTCGCCGACCTCGACCTCGAGAAGGCACGAGCGGTCGCCGCGGAACTCGGGTCGAGCGACGTCGCCATCGGCGTGGCGGCGAACGTGGCGGATGCCGAGGGCGTGCAGGCCGCGATCGACGCCACCGTGCTCGCCTTCGGCGGTGTCGACCTCGTCGTCAACAACGCCGGGCTGTCGCTGTCGAAGCCGCTGCTGGAGACCACCGAGAAGGACTGGGACCTGCAGCACGACGTCATGGCGAAGGGCTCGTTCCTCGTGTCGAAGGCGGCGGCGAGAGCCCTGATCGCGCAGGGGATGGGCGGCGACGTCATCTACATCTCGTCGAAGAACTCCGTGTTCGCCGGTCCCAACAACATCGCCTACTCGGCCACGAAGGCCGATCAGGCGCACCAGGTGCGCCTGCTCGCGGTCGAGCTCGGCGAGTACGGCGTGCGGGTCAACGGCATCAATCCCGACGGCGTCGTGCGCGGCTCCGGAATCTTCGCCGCGGGCTGGGGCGCCAACCGCGCCGCGACCTACGGCGTCGACGAGAAGGATCTCGGGCAGTTCTACGCCAACCGCACGATCCTCAAGCGCGAGGTCGTTCCCGAGAACGTCGCCGACGCGGTGTACGTGCTCACCGGCCCCGAGCTCACGCGCACGACCGGACTGCACGTTCCGGTCGACTCCGGCGTCGCCGCGGCGTTCCTGCGATGA
- a CDS encoding rhamnulokinase family protein — protein sequence MSRTRAVAAVDLGATSGRVMIGRVGEGTLALEQVARFANGPVPRADGWHWDIDALWEHVRAGLAEALRREPAIESIGIDSWAVDYGLLRDGELLAEPFHYRDERTARGVDLVHATVPFDELYRRAGLQFLPFNTVYQYAADARLAEAETSLLVPDLLAHRLTGRAVAERTNASTTGLLDVHTGEWDTALAEALGIPVRVLPPLVDPGDTIGTTSNALGARPVIAVGSHDTASAIVAVPLSSPNAAYISCGTWGLVGLELDAPIVTDAARAANFTNEGGVDGRVRFLHNVTGLWLLSETVRAWSEADGAPVDLPSLLEAAAGAPEPPHLFDANDPSLAAPGDMPTRIAALLGGEVPGIEGRPAFARAIVESIAEAFAAALRIAGDLADRRIDVVHLVGGGAMNALLCQATADRSGRVVLAGPVEATALGNVLVQARALGVFGRRASLEDLRARVAEAFPPRRFDPRS from the coding sequence ATGAGTCGTACCCGCGCGGTCGCGGCCGTCGACCTCGGCGCCACCAGTGGCCGCGTGATGATCGGCCGCGTCGGCGAGGGCACTCTCGCACTCGAGCAGGTCGCCCGCTTCGCCAACGGTCCGGTGCCGCGCGCCGACGGCTGGCACTGGGACATCGACGCGCTCTGGGAGCACGTGCGCGCGGGGCTCGCCGAGGCGCTGCGCCGCGAACCCGCGATCGAGAGCATCGGCATCGATTCGTGGGCGGTCGACTACGGGCTGCTCCGCGACGGCGAACTGCTCGCCGAGCCGTTCCACTACCGCGACGAGCGCACGGCGCGCGGCGTCGACCTCGTGCACGCCACGGTGCCGTTCGACGAGCTGTACCGCCGCGCCGGCCTGCAGTTCCTGCCCTTTAACACCGTGTACCAGTACGCCGCCGACGCGCGTCTCGCCGAGGCCGAGACGAGCCTGCTCGTCCCCGACCTGCTCGCCCACCGGCTGACCGGGCGCGCCGTCGCCGAGCGCACGAACGCCTCGACCACGGGACTGCTCGACGTGCACACGGGGGAGTGGGACACCGCGCTCGCCGAGGCTCTCGGCATCCCGGTGCGCGTGCTGCCGCCGCTCGTCGATCCGGGCGACACGATCGGCACGACCTCCAACGCCCTGGGCGCGCGGCCCGTGATCGCCGTCGGGTCGCACGACACGGCCTCGGCCATCGTGGCGGTGCCGCTGTCGAGCCCGAACGCGGCCTACATCTCGTGCGGCACGTGGGGCCTGGTGGGCCTGGAGCTCGACGCCCCGATCGTGACGGATGCCGCCCGCGCGGCGAACTTCACCAACGAGGGCGGGGTCGACGGGCGCGTGCGGTTCCTGCACAACGTCACCGGACTCTGGCTGCTGAGCGAGACGGTGCGCGCGTGGTCGGAGGCCGACGGTGCTCCCGTCGATCTGCCGTCGCTGCTGGAGGCCGCGGCGGGGGCCCCGGAGCCCCCGCACCTGTTCGACGCGAACGACCCGTCGTTGGCCGCCCCCGGCGACATGCCGACGCGCATCGCGGCCCTACTCGGCGGCGAGGTCCCGGGCATCGAGGGGCGACCGGCCTTCGCGCGGGCGATCGTCGAGAGCATCGCCGAGGCCTTCGCGGCGGCGCTGCGCATCGCGGGAGATCTCGCCGATCGGCGCATCGACGTCGTGCACCTGGTCGGGGGTGGGGCGATGAACGCCCTGCTGTGCCAGGCCACGGCCGACCGCTCGGGACGCGTCGTGCTGGCGGGGCCGGTAGAGGCGACCGCCCTCGGCAACGTGCTCGTGCAGGCCCGAGCGCTCGGTGTCTTCGGCCGCCGCGCCTCTCTCGAAGACCTGCGTGCGCGGGTGGCCGAGGCCTTCCCGCCGCGGCGTTTCGATCCGCGTTCCTGA
- a CDS encoding alpha-hydroxy acid oxidase produces MVQRQLPKVGELLELMQFKKPELDARKRRLDAALTIDDLRSIAKRRTPKAAFDYTDGAAEGELSLDRARRAFEDVEFHPDILRPAAHVDTSCQILGGPSALPFGIAPTGFTRLMQTEGETAGASAAAAAGIPFTLSTLGTTSIEGVKAANPVGRNWFQLYVMKDRAISYGLVERAAAAGFDTLQFTVDTPIAGARLRDKRNGFSIPPQLTVGTIVNAIPRPWWWVDFLTTPKLEFASLSTTGGTVGELLNAAMDPTISYDDLDIIRAMWPGKLVVKGVQNVTDAARLVDLGVDGIVLSNHGGRQLDRAPIPFRLLPQVVREVGKDATVMVDTGIMNGADIVASIALGAKFTLIGRAYLYGLMAGGRQGVDRTIEILRSEIERTMTLLGVSSLDELEPRHVTQLTRLVPVAGQGTDARV; encoded by the coding sequence ATGGTTCAGCGTCAGCTGCCGAAGGTCGGCGAGCTCCTCGAGCTCATGCAGTTCAAGAAGCCCGAGCTCGATGCGCGCAAACGGCGTCTCGACGCGGCGCTGACGATCGACGACCTGCGCTCGATCGCGAAGCGGCGCACGCCCAAGGCGGCCTTCGACTACACCGACGGGGCGGCCGAGGGCGAGCTCTCGCTCGACCGCGCGCGCCGCGCCTTCGAAGACGTGGAGTTCCACCCCGACATCCTGCGCCCGGCCGCGCACGTCGACACCTCGTGCCAGATCCTCGGCGGCCCGTCCGCTCTGCCGTTCGGCATCGCCCCCACCGGCTTCACGCGTCTCATGCAGACCGAGGGCGAGACGGCCGGTGCGTCCGCGGCGGCGGCGGCCGGCATCCCCTTCACTCTGTCGACGCTCGGCACGACCTCGATCGAGGGTGTCAAAGCGGCCAACCCCGTCGGGCGTAACTGGTTCCAGCTGTACGTCATGAAAGACCGCGCCATCTCGTACGGCCTCGTCGAGCGGGCCGCTGCGGCGGGCTTCGACACGCTGCAGTTCACCGTCGACACCCCGATCGCCGGCGCCCGCCTGCGCGACAAGCGCAACGGGTTCTCGATCCCCCCGCAGCTGACGGTGGGCACGATCGTCAACGCCATTCCGCGGCCGTGGTGGTGGGTCGACTTCCTGACCACCCCCAAGCTGGAGTTCGCCTCGCTCAGCACCACCGGCGGCACCGTCGGCGAGCTGCTGAACGCGGCCATGGACCCGACCATCAGCTACGACGACCTCGACATCATCCGCGCCATGTGGCCGGGCAAGCTCGTGGTCAAGGGCGTGCAGAACGTCACCGACGCCGCCCGCCTGGTCGACCTGGGCGTCGACGGCATCGTGCTGTCGAACCACGGTGGACGCCAGCTCGACCGCGCGCCCATCCCCTTCCGCCTGCTGCCGCAGGTTGTGCGCGAGGTGGGCAAGGACGCCACGGTCATGGTCGACACCGGCATCATGAACGGCGCCGACATCGTGGCATCCATCGCCCTGGGCGCGAAGTTCACGCTCATCGGGCGCGCGTACCTGTACGGCCTCATGGCCGGGGGGCGCCAGGGCGTCGATCGCACGATCGAGATCCTGCGCAGCGAGATCGAGCGCACGATGACGCTGCTCGGCGTCTCGTCGCTCGACGAGCTCGAGCCGCGTCACGTCACGCAGCTCACGCGCCTGGTGCCCGTCGCCGGTCAGGGGACCGACGCGCGGGTGTGA